The following proteins are encoded in a genomic region of Brachypodium distachyon strain Bd21 chromosome 1, Brachypodium_distachyon_v3.0, whole genome shotgun sequence:
- the LOC100823912 gene encoding uncharacterized protein LOC100823912 isoform X5, with protein MAATGGGTLPAVMARAVPGPAAIPTGAMAAAEAAAAEVVRRVQPTEASERRRAEVIDYARRIVGTALGCEVFAFGSVPLKTYLPDGDIDLTVLGNASCDSTLIDDVYCILGSGEQNSDAEFEVKDLEHIDAEVKLIKCTIENIIVDISFNQTGGICALCFLELVDRKIGKNHLFKRSIILIKAWCYYESRLLGAHHGLISTYALETLILYIFNLFHKSLHGPLEVLYRFLEYFSKFDWDNYCISLNGPVALSSLPNLIVEGTNIPVDDLLFDKEFLHSSVEKASVPPRDSDARCTKFRVKHLNIIDPLKECNNLGRSVNKANFSRIRTAFSYGARKLGQYLMLPSERISGEIFGFFKNTLKRNGRGVRADIGHDGALNCQPLLGPEEELLDNMLSMQICYKENENQSRHHVSKRLANNGLNVKIDVPTQDGRLPGVDKSDPSTDLSTKSNKRSYVYQENGNGCSEQYYVDHEMEGRVSHCTAEAVFVDDKSLMKPQVHVNNSSDILNSVHASDLRFCKPAPAYKSNWSAFSPRVENQNLPAFSLSSLPDLSGDLDSQLRCLRQVQYHLEYLFDEFCRYVQGSCGSKVDKGLFNIPTHSIVLNTDMTLRELLIPSSTETDGRKLSPASSHSTGDISQQSQEEDHWGRRVSRICMEHAHIFMKSTLHL; from the exons ATGGCGGCGACTGGAGGGGGCACGCTGCCGGCGGTGATGGCGCGGGCGGTGCCGGGGCCCGCGGCGATCCCGACGggggccatggccgccgcggaggcggcggccgccgaggtGGTGCGGCGCGTGCAGCCCACGGAGGCCTCGGAGCGCCGGCGCGCCGAGGTCATCGACTACGCGCGGAGGATCGTCGGCACCGCGCTGGGATGCGAG GTTTTTGCATTTGGTTCGGTTCCACTAAAGACTTACCTTCCTGATGGGGACATTGATCTAACTGTACTTGGAAATGCATCTTGCGATAGCACTTTGATTGATGATGTTTACTGCATCCTTGGATCGGGGGAGCAGAATAGTGATGCTGAATTTGAAGTAAAGGACTTGGAACACATCGATGCAGAG GTCAAACTCATTAAGTGCACTATTGAAAATATTATTGTTGATATCTCATTCAACCAAACTGGTGGAATCTGCGCACTTTGCTTCCTCGAGCTG GTTGACCGTAAAATTGGAAAAAATCATCTATTTAAACGGAGCATTATATTAATCAAGGCCTGGTGTTATTATGAAAGCCGCCTGCTAGGAGCTCATCATGGACTTATATCAACTTATGCGTTGGAAACGCTTATTCTGTATATCTTTAATCTGTTCCACAAATCTCTCCATGGCCCCCTAGAG GTTTTGTATAGGTTTCTGGAATACTTTAGCAAGTTTGACTGGGACAACTATTGCATAAGTTTAAATGGCCCTGTTGCCTTGTCGTCTTTGCCTAATCTCATTG TTGAAGGTACAAATATACCTGTTGATGACTTGCTGTTTGACAAAGAGTTCCTTCATAGCTCCGTGGAAAAAGCATCTGTACCTCCAAGAGACTCTGATGCACGCTGTACCAAATTTCGTGTGAAGCATCTAAACATAATTGATCCGCTGAAGGAGTGCAACAATCTTGGCAGAAGTGTGAACAAAG CTAACTTCAGTCGTATCCGGACTGCTTTCTCATATGGTGCTCGGAAGCTTGGTCAATATCTCATGTTACCATCAGAACGTATTTCTGGTGAAATTTTTGGATTTTTCAAAAACACTTTAAAGAGAAATGGAAGAGGAGTAAGGGCAGATATTGGCCATGATGGTGCACTAAATTGTCAGCCCTTACTTGGTCCTGAAGAGGAACTCTTGGATAATATGTTATCCATGCAGATTTGTTACAAGGAAAATGAGAACCAAAGTCGTCATCATGTTTCAAAGAGATTGGCTAATAACGGCTTAAATGTCAAAATAGACGTGCCCACACAGGATGGTCGTCTTCCAGGAGTTGACAAGTCGGATCCAAGTACTGATTTAAGTACAAAATCTAATAAACGCTCTTATGTTTATCAAGAAAATGGAAATGGCTGTAGTGAACAGTACTATGTGGATCATGAAATGGAAGGAAGGGTATCTCACTGTACAGCTGAAGCCGTCTTTGTGGACGATAAATCATTGATGAAGCCACAGGTTCATGTGAACAATTCGTCAGATATATTGAACTCTGTCCATGCCAGTGATCTGCGATTTTGTAAACCTGCTCCCGCATACAAAAGTAACTGGAGTGCATTCTCACCCCGTGTGGAAAATCAAAATCTTCCTGCATTCTCATTATCTAGCTTGCCGGATTTATCAGGTGATTTAGATTCACAGTTGAGATGCCTTCGTCAAGTTCAGTACCACTTAGAATACTTGTTTGATGAGTTTTGCCGGTATGTTCAAGGATCTTGTGGCAGCAAGGTTGACAAGGGCTTGTTTAACATTCCGACTCATAGCATTGTGCTAAACACTGATATGACATTGCGAGAGCTATTAATTCCTTCA
- the LOC100823912 gene encoding uncharacterized protein LOC100823912 isoform X4, giving the protein MAATGGGTLPAVMARAVPGPAAIPTGAMAAAEAAAAEVVRRVQPTEASERRRAEVIDYARRIVGTALGCEVFAFGSVPLKTYLPDGDIDLTVLGNASCDSTLIDDVYCILGSGEQNSDAEFEVKDLEHIDAEVKLIKCTIENIIVDISFNQTGGICALCFLELVDRKIGKNHLFKRSIILIKAWCYYESRLLGAHHGLISTYALETLILYIFNLFHKSLHGPLEVLYRFLEYFSKFDWDNYCISLNGPVALSSLPNLIVEGTNIPVDDLLFDKEFLHSSVEKASVPPRDSDARCTKFRVKHLNIIDPLKECNNLGRSVNKANFSRIRTAFSYGARKLGQYLMLPSERISGEIFGFFKNTLKRNGRGVRADIGHDGALNCQPLLGPEEELLDNMLSMQICYKENENQSRHHVSKRLANNGLNVKIDVPTQDGRLPGVDKSDPSTDLSTKSNKRSYVYQENGNGCSEQYYVDHEMEGRVSHCTAEAVFVDDKSLMKPQVHVNNSSDILNSVHASDLRFCKPAPAYKSNWSAFSPRVENQNLPAFSLSSLPDLSGDLDSQLRCLRQVQYHLEYLFDEFCRYVQGSCGSKVDKGLFNIPTHSIVLNTDMTLRELLIPSSTETDGRKLSPASSHSTGDISQQSQEEDHWGRRVSRICMEHAHIFMKRWEVGTCSTLHL; this is encoded by the exons ATGGCGGCGACTGGAGGGGGCACGCTGCCGGCGGTGATGGCGCGGGCGGTGCCGGGGCCCGCGGCGATCCCGACGggggccatggccgccgcggaggcggcggccgccgaggtGGTGCGGCGCGTGCAGCCCACGGAGGCCTCGGAGCGCCGGCGCGCCGAGGTCATCGACTACGCGCGGAGGATCGTCGGCACCGCGCTGGGATGCGAG GTTTTTGCATTTGGTTCGGTTCCACTAAAGACTTACCTTCCTGATGGGGACATTGATCTAACTGTACTTGGAAATGCATCTTGCGATAGCACTTTGATTGATGATGTTTACTGCATCCTTGGATCGGGGGAGCAGAATAGTGATGCTGAATTTGAAGTAAAGGACTTGGAACACATCGATGCAGAG GTCAAACTCATTAAGTGCACTATTGAAAATATTATTGTTGATATCTCATTCAACCAAACTGGTGGAATCTGCGCACTTTGCTTCCTCGAGCTG GTTGACCGTAAAATTGGAAAAAATCATCTATTTAAACGGAGCATTATATTAATCAAGGCCTGGTGTTATTATGAAAGCCGCCTGCTAGGAGCTCATCATGGACTTATATCAACTTATGCGTTGGAAACGCTTATTCTGTATATCTTTAATCTGTTCCACAAATCTCTCCATGGCCCCCTAGAG GTTTTGTATAGGTTTCTGGAATACTTTAGCAAGTTTGACTGGGACAACTATTGCATAAGTTTAAATGGCCCTGTTGCCTTGTCGTCTTTGCCTAATCTCATTG TTGAAGGTACAAATATACCTGTTGATGACTTGCTGTTTGACAAAGAGTTCCTTCATAGCTCCGTGGAAAAAGCATCTGTACCTCCAAGAGACTCTGATGCACGCTGTACCAAATTTCGTGTGAAGCATCTAAACATAATTGATCCGCTGAAGGAGTGCAACAATCTTGGCAGAAGTGTGAACAAAG CTAACTTCAGTCGTATCCGGACTGCTTTCTCATATGGTGCTCGGAAGCTTGGTCAATATCTCATGTTACCATCAGAACGTATTTCTGGTGAAATTTTTGGATTTTTCAAAAACACTTTAAAGAGAAATGGAAGAGGAGTAAGGGCAGATATTGGCCATGATGGTGCACTAAATTGTCAGCCCTTACTTGGTCCTGAAGAGGAACTCTTGGATAATATGTTATCCATGCAGATTTGTTACAAGGAAAATGAGAACCAAAGTCGTCATCATGTTTCAAAGAGATTGGCTAATAACGGCTTAAATGTCAAAATAGACGTGCCCACACAGGATGGTCGTCTTCCAGGAGTTGACAAGTCGGATCCAAGTACTGATTTAAGTACAAAATCTAATAAACGCTCTTATGTTTATCAAGAAAATGGAAATGGCTGTAGTGAACAGTACTATGTGGATCATGAAATGGAAGGAAGGGTATCTCACTGTACAGCTGAAGCCGTCTTTGTGGACGATAAATCATTGATGAAGCCACAGGTTCATGTGAACAATTCGTCAGATATATTGAACTCTGTCCATGCCAGTGATCTGCGATTTTGTAAACCTGCTCCCGCATACAAAAGTAACTGGAGTGCATTCTCACCCCGTGTGGAAAATCAAAATCTTCCTGCATTCTCATTATCTAGCTTGCCGGATTTATCAGGTGATTTAGATTCACAGTTGAGATGCCTTCGTCAAGTTCAGTACCACTTAGAATACTTGTTTGATGAGTTTTGCCGGTATGTTCAAGGATCTTGTGGCAGCAAGGTTGACAAGGGCTTGTTTAACATTCCGACTCATAGCATTGTGCTAAACACTGATATGACATTGCGAGAGCTATTAATTCCTTCA